GAACTCTCTGTTCCAATTCCTCAGCCGAGACCAACTTAGCAAGGTCCTGATCAATTTCGTCAGCTCGACGTTGCGCTTCCACGAGCCAGAGCTGCTCGACCTCCGATTCAGAGAGATCGTCGAGGCTGGCCAGCAGCCGATACACCAA
The genomic region above belongs to Pseudomonadota bacterium and contains:
- a CDS encoding addiction module protein; amino-acid sequence: MNFISIEQEALHLPLQQRARLVYRLLASLDDLSESEVEQLWLVEAQRRADEIDQDLAKLVSAEELEQRVQSLLK